In Nocardia asteroides, a single genomic region encodes these proteins:
- the fadD32 gene encoding long-chain-fatty-acid--AMP ligase FadD32 → METTFDEYLDETGNIRIPLDHTLVDHVEKHTRNDANTLAYRYIDYSRERDGEALELTWREFGVRLRAVAGRLQQVTNPGDRVAILAPQGLDYVISFFAAIFAGNISVPLFDPDEPGHTDRLHAVLGDCKPSAILTASSSAAGVRQFFRSLPAAQRPRIIAVDAIPDSVGDSWVRPELDIDDIAYLQYTSGSTRTPAGVEITHRAVGTNVLQMVDALKLDMSSRGVTWLPLFHDMGLLTVILPAVGGKFITIMSPSAFVRRPYRWIKELAAVSDGAGTFAAAPNFAFEHAAARGLPKSGETLDLSNVIGLINGSEPVTTSSMKKFNEAFAPYGLPKTAIKPCYGMAEATLFVSATKHEDEAKVSYVDRTELNAGRMVRVEPANENAIAQVSCGYVARSQWAVIVDPDTVESGVGTELPDGRVGEIWLHGENMGIGYWGREEETTKTFRNRVGERQPGDSRADGTEKDADWMRTGDYGVYFDGELYITGRVKDLVIVDGRNHYPQDLEHSAQEASTQLRPGFVAAFSVPANQLPAVVFEQNSSGLKFDADDGSEQLVIVGERGPGAGKADPQPIADAVRAAVAQRHGVTVRDVLLVPAGSIPRTSSGKIARRACKAAYLEGTLRGGYTQQAFPDAPDEE, encoded by the coding sequence ATGGAAACGACTTTCGACGAGTACCTGGACGAGACCGGGAACATCCGTATTCCCCTGGATCACACCCTGGTCGACCACGTCGAGAAGCACACGCGGAACGACGCGAACACGCTCGCGTACCGCTACATCGACTACTCGCGCGAGCGAGACGGTGAGGCACTCGAGCTGACGTGGCGTGAGTTCGGCGTCCGGTTGCGCGCGGTGGCCGGCCGACTCCAGCAGGTGACCAACCCGGGCGACCGGGTGGCGATCCTGGCCCCGCAGGGGCTGGATTACGTGATCTCCTTCTTCGCCGCGATCTTCGCGGGGAACATCTCGGTGCCGCTGTTCGACCCGGACGAGCCGGGTCACACCGACCGGCTGCACGCCGTGCTCGGGGACTGCAAGCCGTCGGCGATCCTCACCGCGAGTTCGTCGGCCGCGGGCGTGCGCCAGTTCTTCCGGTCGCTGCCCGCCGCCCAGCGGCCCCGGATCATCGCGGTCGACGCGATCCCGGACAGCGTCGGCGACAGCTGGGTGCGGCCGGAACTGGACATCGACGACATCGCGTACCTGCAGTACACCTCCGGCTCCACCCGGACCCCGGCGGGCGTGGAGATCACGCACCGCGCGGTCGGCACCAATGTGCTGCAGATGGTGGACGCGCTGAAGCTCGACATGAGCTCGCGCGGCGTCACCTGGCTGCCGCTCTTCCACGACATGGGGCTGCTGACGGTGATCCTGCCCGCGGTGGGCGGCAAGTTCATCACCATCATGTCGCCGAGCGCGTTCGTCCGGCGCCCGTACCGCTGGATCAAGGAGCTGGCCGCGGTCTCGGACGGGGCGGGCACCTTCGCCGCCGCCCCGAACTTCGCCTTCGAGCACGCCGCCGCCCGCGGCCTGCCGAAGAGCGGCGAAACGCTCGACCTCTCCAACGTGATCGGGCTGATCAACGGCAGCGAGCCGGTGACCACCTCCTCGATGAAGAAGTTCAACGAGGCGTTCGCGCCCTACGGCCTGCCGAAGACGGCGATCAAGCCCTGCTACGGCATGGCCGAGGCCACGCTCTTCGTCTCGGCCACCAAGCACGAGGACGAGGCCAAGGTCAGCTACGTCGACCGCACCGAGCTGAACGCGGGCCGCATGGTCCGCGTCGAGCCCGCCAACGAGAACGCCATCGCCCAGGTGAGCTGCGGCTACGTCGCGCGCTCGCAGTGGGCCGTGATCGTGGACCCGGACACCGTGGAGAGCGGTGTCGGCACCGAGCTGCCGGACGGCCGGGTCGGCGAGATCTGGCTGCACGGCGAGAACATGGGCATCGGGTACTGGGGTCGCGAGGAGGAGACGACCAAGACCTTCCGCAACCGGGTCGGCGAGCGGCAGCCGGGTGACAGCAGGGCCGACGGCACCGAGAAGGACGCCGACTGGATGCGCACCGGCGACTACGGCGTCTACTTCGACGGCGAGCTCTACATCACCGGCCGGGTCAAGGACCTGGTGATCGTGGACGGCCGCAACCACTACCCGCAGGATCTGGAGCACTCGGCGCAGGAGGCGAGCACCCAGCTGCGCCCCGGCTTCGTCGCCGCCTTCTCGGTGCCGGCGAACCAGCTGCCCGCCGTGGTCTTCGAACAGAACTCCTCCGGGCTGAAGTTCGACGCCGACGACGGCTCCGAGCAGCTGGTGATCGTCGGCGAGCGCGGTCCCGGCGCGGGCAAGGCCGATCCGCAGCCGATCGCCGACGCGGTGCGCGCGGCGGTCGCGCAGCGGCACGGCGTCACCGTGCGCGATGTCCTGCTCGTGCCTGCGGGATCGATCCCGCGCACCTCGAGCGGCAAGATCGCGCGGCGCGCCTGCAAGGCCGCCTACCTGGAGGGAACGCTGCGGGGTGGCTACACCCAGCAGGCCTTCCCCGACGCGCCAGACGAAGAGTGA
- the pks13 gene encoding polyketide synthase Pks13 (Pks13 is a key enzyme in mycolic acid biosynthesis.) — MADNEGNTDPQAGNAERPDISVTELREWLRNWVAEATGQPVEQITVDRPMEEFGLASRDALALGGDIEELTGVLLTATVVYQHPTIASLAERIVNGEQEAPAETTDDAFYTSYRPGAAHDVAIVGLATRLPGAGDTPESTWDFIINRGDAIRELPDGRWSEFLGEPEVAQAVAESNSLGGYLDQEVVKGFDAEFFAMSPIEVERVDPQQRLMMELTWEALEHARIPASDLRGTPVGVFVGSSSNDFQLIAALGLGGERDPNVPASADAYAIMGSVSSIIANRVSYFFDFTGPSVAIDTACSSTLVAVHQAVRALRDGDADLALAGGVNMILAPFANLGFDRNGAVAKDGHIKAFSSDADGMVRSEGGGLVVLKRLADAERDGDRILAVVKGTATNNDGRSNGLLAPNPDAQAEVLRRAYRDAGIVPSSVDYIEAHGTGTLLGDPIEADALGRVVGRGRDDDKPALLGSAKTNFGHLESGAGAASLAKVLMAFQNDVLPPNIGYAGPNPYIPFEQAHLKVVDEPTPFPRYSGVATVGVSGFGFGGTNAHVVLQEYTSPEGVPAAGAATQAQAADSGAVAARPLVAVGAADAADDLTADATGNAADDDAAVPSGADAPVPSGNGAAAPGGDDAPEPSGFDAAVAAATGDDVIAAATEILVESAEPAEWTGERDEPLPVILPVSAYLPSRRRRAATELADWLETEAGQATPLADVARALAKRSHWRSRGVVLAKTHEEAVAGLRQLAANKPGPGVFSADAPAAQGPVWVFSGFGAQHRKMGKQLYAENAIFRRTVDEVDELVQDEAGYSIREMLLDDGQDYDVGTSQVGIFTIQIGLAALLRAHGAEPAAVVGHSMGEVAGAYIAGGLALEDAVRVICARSRLMGEGEAMITDDDVRNMALVELSAADVADLLRDYPDVEVAVYAAPTNTVVGGPQAQVAAIVAKVEEAGKFARVLPTRGAGHTSQMDPLLGELAAELAGLEPTALRAGLYSTVHKEQFFRAGSDPVHDEDYWVKNMRHSVYFTNAVKLAVDAGHSTFLELAPNSVALMQVLGTTFAAGLHDAQLIPTLKRKEDESAGVLGAFAQLYVHGHRVNLATLLPAGGFGDIPRTSFLRKQYWPKAAIRVSGSAGMPGAHVALPDGRHVWEVPAGAVTDAAALVTAAAAQVLADPALGAAQAHGALPGSGSLTTTLTPHPGGASVQVHAKEGSGFRLVLDAVVTSGLPLPANTLAPAPAAAPDLEVVESFGDRWDPSGAQPLEDRLATIVAESMGYAVEDLPMEIPLMELGLDSLMAMRIKNRVEYEFDIPQLQLAAVRDASLHEVGKVLHYAIEHREEVQAIADRQAAGEGELEVGGDFVAAARAALEAGEDPLAAVPPPAQTAPTEMPPVTASAADTAARAADAADAAEQAGSTPAAAAAEAAPSPAAEPKQAAAPAPAQANKPADPGSDEEGVPPRDAAERLTYATWALVTGKSPGGIFDTLPILDEDTAEKLATRLTERVKAEVTVDDVLDCESIEQLADVVRNLQDTGADVDGFIRPLRTRTEGSAAVPVFVFHPSGGNTLVYEPLLRRLPAETPMYGFERVEGNIEERARQYLPELRKIQGNGPYVLYGWSLGAVFALQVARLLRDEGADVRLVGLIDLAIPAEPEDNSPDERVRRIQRYQEFARKTYGVDGDLPEEQLRELASASDDEQYTIVSQLIKLSGAKIPGGVLEHQRTSWVEGRHLAGMQPIRYDGDVVLYLADRYHDGMIELEPRYAERKPNGGWGEYLSSLDVIEIPGDHLQIIDEPRVGRIGADLSARLDVIEKSKGD, encoded by the coding sequence ATGGCTGACAACGAGGGCAACACCGACCCGCAGGCAGGCAATGCGGAGCGGCCCGACATCTCCGTCACCGAACTGCGGGAATGGTTGCGCAACTGGGTCGCCGAGGCCACCGGCCAGCCGGTCGAGCAGATCACGGTCGACCGCCCGATGGAGGAGTTCGGCCTCGCCTCGCGCGACGCGCTCGCCCTCGGCGGCGACATCGAGGAACTCACCGGCGTGCTGCTCACCGCCACCGTGGTCTACCAGCACCCGACCATCGCCTCGCTGGCCGAGCGGATCGTCAACGGCGAGCAGGAGGCGCCCGCCGAGACCACCGACGACGCCTTCTACACCTCGTACCGCCCCGGCGCGGCGCACGACGTCGCGATCGTCGGGCTCGCCACCCGGCTGCCCGGCGCCGGCGACACCCCGGAGTCGACCTGGGACTTCATCATCAACCGCGGCGACGCCATCCGCGAGCTGCCCGATGGCCGCTGGTCCGAGTTCCTCGGCGAGCCCGAGGTGGCGCAGGCCGTCGCAGAGAGCAACAGCCTCGGCGGCTACCTGGACCAGGAGGTGGTGAAGGGCTTCGACGCGGAGTTCTTCGCCATGTCGCCGATCGAGGTCGAGCGGGTCGACCCGCAGCAGCGGCTCATGATGGAGCTCACCTGGGAGGCGCTCGAGCACGCCAGGATCCCGGCCAGCGACCTGCGCGGCACCCCGGTCGGGGTGTTCGTCGGCTCCTCCAGCAACGACTTCCAGCTCATCGCGGCGCTCGGGCTCGGCGGCGAGCGGGACCCGAACGTCCCGGCCTCGGCCGACGCCTACGCCATCATGGGCAGCGTCAGCAGCATCATCGCGAACCGGGTTTCGTACTTCTTCGACTTCACCGGGCCGTCGGTGGCCATCGACACCGCCTGCTCGTCCACGCTGGTAGCGGTGCACCAGGCGGTGCGCGCGCTGCGCGACGGCGACGCCGACCTGGCGCTGGCGGGCGGCGTGAACATGATCCTCGCGCCCTTCGCCAACCTCGGTTTCGACCGGAACGGCGCGGTCGCCAAGGACGGCCACATCAAGGCGTTCTCCTCGGACGCCGACGGCATGGTCCGCTCCGAGGGCGGCGGCCTCGTGGTGCTCAAGCGCCTCGCCGACGCCGAGCGCGACGGCGACCGCATCCTCGCCGTGGTCAAGGGAACGGCCACCAACAACGACGGCCGCTCCAACGGCCTGCTCGCGCCGAACCCGGACGCGCAGGCCGAGGTGCTGCGCCGCGCCTACCGGGACGCGGGCATCGTGCCCTCCTCGGTCGACTACATCGAGGCGCACGGCACCGGCACCCTGCTCGGCGACCCGATCGAGGCGGACGCGCTCGGCCGGGTGGTCGGCCGCGGCCGGGACGACGACAAGCCCGCGCTGCTCGGCTCGGCCAAGACCAACTTCGGGCACCTGGAGTCGGGGGCGGGCGCGGCCAGCCTGGCCAAGGTGCTGATGGCGTTCCAGAACGATGTGCTCCCGCCGAACATCGGCTACGCCGGGCCCAACCCGTACATCCCGTTCGAGCAGGCGCACCTGAAGGTCGTCGACGAGCCGACGCCGTTCCCGCGCTACAGCGGCGTCGCCACCGTCGGCGTCTCCGGCTTCGGCTTCGGCGGCACCAACGCGCACGTCGTGCTGCAGGAGTACACCTCCCCGGAGGGCGTGCCCGCCGCCGGGGCCGCGACGCAGGCACAGGCCGCGGATTCCGGCGCGGTGGCCGCGCGGCCGCTCGTCGCGGTCGGCGCCGCCGATGCCGCGGACGACCTGACCGCCGATGCGACCGGCAATGCCGCGGACGACGACGCCGCGGTGCCGTCGGGTGCCGATGCCCCGGTGCCGTCCGGGAACGGCGCCGCCGCTCCCGGTGGCGATGACGCGCCGGAGCCGTCGGGATTCGATGCCGCTGTCGCCGCCGCGACCGGCGACGACGTCATCGCCGCCGCCACCGAGATCCTGGTCGAGTCGGCCGAGCCCGCCGAGTGGACCGGCGAGCGCGACGAGCCGCTGCCGGTCATCCTCCCGGTCTCCGCCTACCTCCCCTCGCGCCGCCGCCGCGCCGCCACCGAGCTCGCGGACTGGCTGGAGACCGAGGCCGGGCAGGCCACCCCGCTCGCCGACGTGGCGCGCGCGCTCGCCAAGCGGAGCCACTGGCGCTCGCGCGGCGTCGTGCTGGCCAAGACGCACGAGGAGGCCGTCGCCGGGCTGCGGCAGCTGGCCGCGAACAAGCCGGGCCCCGGCGTGTTCAGCGCCGACGCCCCCGCCGCGCAGGGCCCCGTCTGGGTGTTCTCCGGCTTCGGCGCCCAGCACCGCAAGATGGGCAAGCAGCTCTACGCCGAGAACGCCATCTTCCGCCGGACCGTCGACGAGGTCGACGAGCTGGTGCAGGACGAGGCGGGGTACTCGATCCGGGAGATGCTCCTCGACGACGGCCAGGACTACGACGTCGGCACCTCGCAGGTCGGCATCTTCACCATCCAGATCGGGCTCGCCGCGCTGCTGCGCGCGCACGGCGCCGAGCCGGCCGCCGTGGTCGGGCACTCCATGGGTGAGGTGGCAGGCGCCTACATCGCGGGTGGTCTCGCGCTGGAGGACGCGGTGCGCGTGATCTGCGCCCGCTCCCGCCTGATGGGCGAGGGCGAGGCCATGATCACCGACGACGACGTGCGCAACATGGCGCTCGTCGAGCTGAGCGCCGCCGACGTCGCCGACCTGCTGCGCGACTACCCGGACGTCGAGGTCGCGGTGTACGCCGCGCCGACGAACACCGTGGTCGGTGGCCCGCAGGCGCAGGTCGCCGCGATCGTGGCGAAGGTCGAGGAGGCGGGCAAGTTCGCCAGGGTGCTGCCCACCCGCGGCGCGGGCCACACCTCGCAGATGGACCCGCTGCTCGGCGAGCTCGCCGCCGAACTCGCCGGGCTGGAGCCGACCGCGCTGCGTGCCGGGCTCTACTCCACCGTGCACAAGGAGCAGTTCTTCCGGGCCGGGAGCGACCCGGTGCACGACGAGGACTACTGGGTGAAGAATATGCGGCACAGCGTGTACTTCACCAACGCCGTCAAGCTCGCCGTCGACGCCGGGCACAGCACCTTCCTCGAGCTGGCGCCGAACTCGGTCGCGCTCATGCAGGTGCTCGGCACCACCTTCGCGGCCGGGCTGCACGACGCCCAGCTGATCCCGACGCTCAAGCGCAAGGAAGACGAGTCGGCGGGCGTGCTCGGCGCCTTCGCCCAGCTCTACGTGCACGGGCACCGGGTCAACCTCGCGACGCTGCTGCCCGCGGGCGGCTTCGGCGACATCCCGCGCACCTCGTTCCTGCGCAAGCAGTACTGGCCGAAGGCCGCCATCCGGGTCTCCGGCTCGGCCGGGATGCCCGGCGCGCACGTCGCGCTGCCGGACGGCAGGCACGTCTGGGAGGTGCCCGCGGGCGCCGTCACCGACGCCGCCGCGCTGGTCACCGCCGCGGCCGCGCAGGTGCTCGCCGATCCGGCGCTCGGCGCCGCGCAGGCGCACGGCGCGCTGCCCGGCTCGGGGTCGCTGACCACCACGCTCACCCCGCACCCCGGCGGCGCCTCGGTGCAGGTACACGCGAAGGAGGGCAGCGGGTTCCGGCTGGTGCTGGACGCCGTCGTCACCTCCGGGCTGCCGCTGCCCGCGAACACGCTCGCGCCCGCGCCCGCCGCCGCGCCCGATCTCGAGGTGGTCGAGAGCTTCGGCGACCGCTGGGACCCGAGCGGGGCGCAACCGCTGGAGGACCGGCTCGCCACCATCGTGGCGGAGTCCATGGGGTACGCGGTCGAGGACCTGCCCATGGAGATCCCGCTCATGGAGCTCGGGCTCGACTCGCTCATGGCGATGCGGATCAAGAACCGGGTGGAGTACGAGTTCGACATCCCGCAGCTGCAGCTGGCCGCGGTGCGCGACGCCAGCCTGCACGAGGTCGGCAAGGTGCTGCACTACGCCATCGAGCACCGCGAGGAGGTGCAGGCGATCGCCGACCGGCAGGCCGCAGGCGAGGGTGAGCTCGAGGTCGGCGGCGATTTCGTCGCCGCCGCGCGGGCCGCGCTGGAGGCGGGGGAGGATCCGCTCGCCGCGGTGCCCCCGCCCGCGCAGACCGCGCCGACCGAGATGCCGCCGGTGACGGCCTCCGCCGCGGACACGGCCGCACGCGCGGCCGACGCCGCGGACGCCGCGGAGCAGGCGGGCTCCACCCCGGCGGCTGCCGCCGCCGAAGCCGCACCGAGTCCGGCTGCCGAGCCGAAGCAGGCCGCCGCGCCTGCCCCGGCGCAGGCGAACAAGCCCGCCGACCCGGGCTCCGACGAGGAAGGCGTGCCTCCGCGCGACGCCGCCGAGCGGCTCACCTACGCCACCTGGGCCCTGGTCACCGGCAAGTCCCCCGGCGGCATCTTCGACACCCTGCCGATTCTCGACGAGGACACCGCCGAGAAGCTGGCCACCCGGCTCACCGAGCGGGTCAAGGCCGAGGTCACGGTGGACGACGTACTCGACTGCGAGAGCATCGAGCAGCTCGCCGATGTGGTGCGGAACCTGCAGGACACCGGCGCCGACGTGGACGGCTTCATCCGTCCGCTGCGCACCAGGACCGAGGGCTCGGCCGCGGTGCCGGTCTTCGTCTTCCACCCCTCCGGCGGCAACACCCTGGTCTACGAGCCGCTGCTCAGGCGGCTGCCCGCGGAGACGCCGATGTACGGCTTCGAGCGGGTCGAGGGCAACATCGAGGAGCGGGCCCGGCAGTACCTGCCCGAGCTGCGCAAGATCCAGGGCAACGGCCCCTACGTGCTGTACGGCTGGTCCCTCGGCGCGGTCTTCGCGCTGCAGGTGGCCAGGTTGCTGCGCGACGAGGGCGCCGACGTCCGGCTGGTCGGGCTGATCGACCTGGCCATCCCGGCCGAGCCGGAGGACAACAGCCCGGACGAGCGGGTGCGCCGCATCCAGCGCTACCAGGAGTTCGCCCGCAAGACCTACGGCGTCGACGGCGACCTGCCGGAGGAGCAGCTGCGCGAGCTGGCCAGTGCCTCGGACGACGAGCAGTACACGATCGTCAGCCAGCTCATCAAGCTGAGCGGCGCCAAGATCCCCGGCGGCGTGCTCGAGCACCAGCGCACCTCCTGGGTCGAGGGCAGGCACCTGGCGGGCATGCAGCCGATCCGGTACGACGGCGACGTCGTGCTCTACCTCGCCGACCGCTACCACGACGGCATGATCGAGCTGGAGCCGCGCTACGCCGAGCGCAAGCCGAACGGCGGCTGGGGCGAGTACCTCTCCAGCCTCGACGTCATCGAGATCCCCGGCGATCACCTGCAGATCATCGACGAGCCGCGGGTCGGCCGGATCGGCGCCGACCTCAGCGCCCGGCTCGACGTCATCGAGAAGTCGAAAGGGGACTAG